In Candidatus Promineifilum breve, one genomic interval encodes:
- the hisD gene encoding histidinol dehydrogenase, translating into MIPIYTVEEARQSILRRDSALEPDVPAAVRDSLRRIFGADITPAAAVAQILADVRARGDDALLEWTRRIDGVALPGVVVDPAEIRAAPAALPPGLWDALCLAAGRIRAFHALQPVQSWTTDTLGGRLGQRVSPLGRVGVYVPGGTAPLPSSLLMSAIPAQVAGVAEIVVATPPGRDGRVPPVILAAAAAVGIETVYPLGGAQAVAALAFGTATIPRVDKIVGPGNLFVTLAKQQVFGLVGIDGLNGPTETVIIADETANPGWLAADLLAQAEHDPLATAILLTPSAALAVAVQAEVARQLEGLSRDRIIAVSLAGRGGIVVTADLAQAAALADDFAPEHLCLATREPRALAESLRQAGGLFFGEHSFEVLGDYVAGPSHTMPTGGTARFASPLNVLDFVRITSLIDLDAGTMAELAPAAALLAQAEGLTAHAAAAERRVRP; encoded by the coding sequence ATGATACCGATCTATACCGTTGAGGAAGCCCGGCAATCCATCCTGCGCCGGGATAGCGCGCTGGAACCCGATGTCCCCGCTGCCGTTCGCGACAGCCTGCGGCGCATCTTCGGCGCGGACATCACGCCCGCCGCGGCCGTGGCCCAAATTCTAGCTGACGTGCGGGCGCGCGGCGACGATGCCCTGCTGGAGTGGACGCGGCGCATCGACGGCGTGGCGCTGCCCGGCGTGGTCGTCGATCCGGCCGAGATTCGGGCCGCGCCGGCCGCCCTGCCGCCCGGCCTGTGGGACGCCCTGTGTCTGGCCGCCGGGCGAATCCGCGCTTTCCACGCCCTCCAGCCGGTGCAATCGTGGACGACGGACACGCTTGGCGGCCGTCTGGGGCAGCGCGTGTCGCCGCTGGGCCGGGTCGGCGTCTACGTGCCCGGCGGCACGGCCCCGCTGCCGTCGTCGCTGCTCATGTCGGCCATCCCGGCCCAGGTGGCCGGCGTGGCCGAGATCGTCGTTGCCACCCCGCCGGGGCGCGACGGCCGCGTGCCGCCGGTCATCCTGGCTGCCGCCGCCGCCGTGGGCATCGAGACGGTCTACCCGTTGGGCGGGGCGCAGGCCGTGGCCGCGCTGGCTTTCGGCACGGCGACCATCCCGCGCGTGGATAAAATCGTCGGGCCGGGCAATCTGTTCGTCACTCTGGCCAAGCAGCAGGTCTTTGGGCTGGTGGGCATCGACGGGCTGAACGGCCCCACGGAGACGGTCATCATCGCCGACGAGACGGCCAACCCGGGCTGGCTGGCGGCCGATTTGCTGGCCCAGGCCGAGCACGATCCGCTGGCGACGGCCATCCTGCTCACGCCATCGGCGGCGCTGGCCGTGGCGGTGCAGGCCGAAGTCGCCCGCCAACTGGAGGGCCTTAGCCGCGACCGGATCATCGCCGTGTCGCTGGCCGGGCGAGGCGGCATCGTCGTCACCGCCGATCTGGCCCAGGCCGCGGCCCTGGCCGACGACTTTGCACCCGAACACCTGTGCCTCGCCACGCGCGAGCCGCGGGCGCTGGCCGAATCGCTGCGGCAGGCCGGCGGCCTGTTCTTCGGCGAGCACTCGTTCGAGGTGTTGGGCGATTACGTCGCCGGGCCGAGCCACACCATGCCCACCGGCGGCACGGCCCGTTTCGCCTCGCCGCTCAATGTGCTGGACTTCGTGCGCATCACCAGCCTCATCGATCTGGACGCGGGCACGATGGCCGAGCTGGCCCCGGCGGCGGCCTTATTGGCCCAGGCGGAGGGGCTGACCGCCCACGCCGCCGCGGCCGAGCGCCGGGTGCGGCCATGA
- the hisC gene encoding histidinol-phosphate transaminase: protein MIAQRLLRPDLAAIEVYQPIVPFEVLAERLGRPIGDIVKLDANENPYGPPPGALAALAAGRHYHIYPDPDANGLRQAISRYTGAPASCLLAGMGADELIDLVLRAVLMPGDVVINCPPSFGMYPFSTAVNGGRTVAVPRRADFGLDAAGIAAAVAAEPRAKVLFVCSPNNPDGSVVDDATLRRLLALPLLVVLDEAYIDFAEAEGFSSRLSWVAEHDNLVVLRTFSKLAGLAGLRVGYGAFPDWLLPHLWKIKQPYNVNVAAAVAAVAALEDGDWLRDKVGRLVAERERLARELAAFGFLQPYPSRSNFVLLRVVGRPALALKRALEEEGVLVRHFDKPGVDNCIRVSAGRPQDTDRLLAALRAIIAREASHE, encoded by the coding sequence ATGATCGCCCAACGCCTGCTGCGCCCCGATCTGGCGGCCATCGAAGTCTACCAGCCGATCGTGCCGTTCGAGGTGCTGGCCGAGCGTTTGGGCCGGCCCATCGGCGACATTGTCAAGCTGGATGCCAACGAGAACCCCTATGGCCCGCCGCCGGGGGCGTTGGCGGCGCTGGCTGCTGGCCGCCATTACCACATCTACCCCGACCCGGACGCCAACGGCTTGCGCCAGGCCATCAGCCGCTACACCGGCGCGCCCGCGAGTTGCCTGCTGGCGGGCATGGGGGCCGATGAACTGATCGATCTGGTGTTGCGGGCGGTGCTCATGCCGGGCGACGTAGTGATCAATTGTCCGCCGTCGTTCGGCATGTACCCCTTTTCGACGGCGGTCAACGGCGGGCGCACCGTGGCCGTGCCGCGCCGGGCGGATTTCGGCCTCGACGCGGCGGGCATCGCGGCGGCCGTCGCCGCCGAGCCGCGGGCCAAGGTGCTGTTTGTCTGCTCGCCCAACAATCCCGACGGCAGTGTGGTCGATGACGCGACCTTGCGCCGTTTGCTGGCCCTGCCGCTGTTGGTCGTCCTCGATGAAGCCTATATCGACTTCGCCGAGGCGGAGGGGTTCAGCAGCCGTCTGTCGTGGGTGGCCGAGCACGACAACCTGGTCGTCCTGCGCACGTTCAGCAAGCTGGCTGGGCTGGCCGGGCTGCGCGTCGGCTATGGCGCGTTCCCCGACTGGTTGTTGCCCCACCTGTGGAAGATCAAGCAGCCCTACAACGTCAACGTCGCCGCCGCCGTTGCCGCCGTGGCCGCGCTGGAGGATGGCGATTGGCTGCGGGACAAGGTCGGCCGCCTGGTTGCCGAGCGCGAGCGCCTGGCCCGCGAGTTGGCGGCGTTCGGCTTCCTTCAGCCTTATCCCAGCCGGTCGAACTTCGTCCTCCTGCGTGTCGTTGGCCGCCCGGCCCTGGCGTTGAAGCGGGCGCTGGAGGAGGAGGGCGTGCTCGTGCGTCACTTCGACAAGCCGGGCGTAGACAACTGTATCCGCGTCAGCGCCGGGCGGCCGCAGGACACCGACCGGCTGCTCGCGGCGTTGCGGGCCATTATCGCGCGGGAGGCAAGCCATGAGTAA
- the hisB gene encoding imidazoleglycerol-phosphate dehydratase HisB, with protein sequence MSNRQATIQRRTAETDITLTIDLDGRGDHDVATGIGFLDHMLAALAVHGLFDLTVRAVGDLHVDTHHTIEDAGIVLGQAVHAALGDRRGIVRVGHGYVPMDEALGFVAIDLSGRPYTVFQAQWRTPAVGQFPTDLVEHFFESFAVHARLTLHARLDNSRNDHHGIEALFKALARALRLAVEVDPRRAGVPSTKGTLAT encoded by the coding sequence ATGAGTAACCGTCAGGCCACCATCCAACGCCGCACGGCCGAGACCGACATCACGTTGACCATCGACCTCGACGGCCGGGGCGATCACGACGTCGCCACGGGCATCGGCTTTCTCGATCACATGCTGGCCGCGCTGGCCGTCCACGGCCTGTTCGATCTGACCGTGCGCGCCGTGGGTGACTTGCACGTGGACACCCACCACACCATTGAGGACGCGGGCATCGTGCTGGGGCAGGCCGTTCATGCCGCGCTGGGCGACCGGCGGGGCATCGTCCGCGTGGGCCACGGCTACGTGCCGATGGATGAGGCGTTGGGCTTCGTCGCCATCGATCTGAGCGGGCGGCCGTATACGGTCTTCCAGGCCCAATGGCGGACGCCGGCCGTGGGCCAGTTCCCGACCGACCTGGTGGAGCACTTCTTTGAATCGTTCGCCGTCCATGCCCGGCTGACGCTCCACGCCCGCCTCGACAACAGCCGCAACGACCACCACGGTATCGAGGCGCTGTTCAAGGCGCTGGCCCGCGCCCTGCGTCTGGCCGTCGAGGTCGATCCGCGCCG